A region of the Pseudomonadota bacterium genome:
AAAGAACGTGCCCGTGTGCAATGCCTCGCTGCCGGGCTCGCCCCAAGCCGTCATGATAGCGCCTCGACCCAGGCAGGCGCTGACGGGCATGCCGCCGCCGAGGGCCTTGCCCGCACAAACGAGATCCGGCTCCACGCCTTCACGCTGTGCGCGCCAGGTCGCACCCGTTCGTCCCAGGCCGGTCATGACTTCATCGAAGACCAGCAGCGCGCCATGCGCTCGACACAAGTCGGCGAGCACAGCCATGAACCCCTCGGGTGGAGCGTAGATGCCGCCCCGCCCGAGCACCGGTTCGATCAGCACCGCGCCCACAGCGAGCTGCCCGCTCTTCAAGCACTGCATGACCGCGCTCAGCGTGTCCGCGGCAGCAGCCCCGGCCCTGCCGGGATACGGCGCAAATGCGACGTGAGGATTGAGCTGGCCAGCGAACGGTGCGCGCAGCGAGCTTCGGTAGCCACAGGCGGCGAGCGGGCCGTGACCGAGACCGTGATAGCCGCCCTCAAAGGCCACGATCCCCGGCCTGCCGGTGGCGAGCAGAGCGGTCTTGAGCGCGGCCTCGACCGCGTCGGATCCGCTCAGGCCGAGCATCGCCCGAGCGCCCCGGAAGGGCGCAAGCTCGGCTAGCCGTTGCAGCAGCTGCACTTTGACGTCTGCGGGATGGACATCTCCCAGCGCATGCAGCAGACGCTCGCTCTGACGCTGTATCGCAGCCACCACGCGAGGATGACGATGACCCACGGCAGCGGCGCCAAATCCGGCAGTGAGGTCCACATAGCGGTTGCCATCGCTGTCAACTACGTTGGCTCCGCACGCCTGCGCCCACACGATCGGATCATGGAGGGCACCGCTGGCTTCAGCGCGTCGCGCGCGTCGCGCCGTGAGCGCCGGGCACTCCGCCGCCGACAGGGCGGCCAGCAGGCGATCGCCTTGCCTGCCGGGCAGGGGTGAAACCACGTCGGGATGCTGGGAACCGAGCTGCACGACACATGGATGTGCTCGGCCGACACGCGCGGGTCAAGCCGCCGCGGCCGCTGCGGCCAGTGCGCCCGGCATCGGGCAACCCCGCGCGAGCCGCGGCACTCGCCCTACTTGCTCCGCCAGGGGAAGAACACCCGGCCGTGCTGTCGGGCGGCGCGCACCGCAGCCGGGTCGGTGAGCAACATCACCTCGATCGGGCTGGCTCGCATCGCGCTCGCTTCCCTCATCCCCGCGATGATTTGCTGCGCGCGCTCGGTATAGGACGGGTCCAGGCGCAATCCAATCATGCGCAAGCGGGGCGCATCCGCACGCCCGACCTCGGCGGCCCACTCCACTTCGGGGTAGTCCCTCAGCGATGCCGCGAGCGCGTTCAGCACGTCGTCAGCCATCTGCGCGCTCGGTGCAACCAGGTTGACCACCGTAGCCGAGGCTGCGGCGGGACCGCTTGGCGGTTGGC
Encoded here:
- a CDS encoding aminotransferase class III-fold pyridoxal phosphate-dependent enzyme; translation: MQLGSQHPDVVSPLPGRQGDRLLAALSAAECPALTARRARRAEASGALHDPIVWAQACGANVVDSDGNRYVDLTAGFGAAAVGHRHPRVVAAIQRQSERLLHALGDVHPADVKVQLLQRLAELAPFRGARAMLGLSGSDAVEAALKTALLATGRPGIVAFEGGYHGLGHGPLAACGYRSSLRAPFAGQLNPHVAFAPYPGRAGAAAADTLSAVMQCLKSGQLAVGAVLIEPVLGRGGIYAPPEGFMAVLADLCRAHGALLVFDEVMTGLGRTGATWRAQREGVEPDLVCAGKALGGGMPVSACLGRGAIMTAWGEPGSEALHTGTFFGHPLGCAAALAALDVLEGDQLAAAAARTGTWLLERLRRCSEDHPCVRQVRGTGMMLGVELDSGRRALRVVRSLLERGYLTLTAGLDNEVLSLTPPLTIDRALLEGFACALEQCLERERRDA